One Natrinema halophilum genomic window carries:
- a CDS encoding DUF7113 family protein — MLMVRGRAGGTELTGTLYERGERAPTFRGAPDEDAAYVWVCDEFYEVDSGGTTQLVDGREVNLAFESPMPRGFDTRKQALEGAKEHVRTQFARIGVDPEDVAVEVEKNDA, encoded by the coding sequence ATGCTCATGGTACGCGGACGCGCGGGCGGGACTGAACTCACCGGGACGTTGTACGAACGGGGTGAGCGAGCCCCGACGTTCCGCGGTGCCCCGGACGAAGACGCCGCGTACGTCTGGGTCTGTGACGAGTTCTACGAGGTCGATAGTGGCGGAACGACACAGCTCGTCGACGGCCGCGAGGTCAATCTCGCGTTCGAGTCGCCCATGCCTCGCGGCTTCGATACCCGCAAACAGGCCCTCGAGGGCGCCAAGGAACACGTTCGAACGCAATTCGCCAGAATCGGAGTCGATCCCGAGGACGTGGCTGTCGAGGTCGAGAAAAACGACGCCTAA
- a CDS encoding DUF7344 domain-containing protein, translating into MSLDAYLGGDNTPEPLANVPTECYEILRHPRRLRILEVLGSRGSRLPVSELTTELIERSTTDASNGHVRHSVRVSLVHNHLPRLETYDVVDWNDDGISLVDEPPVDPADISLLLELCDAENAERMLETLVDPVRMRLLSLLEDGDRPLSLEQLAARLSALDTGQFTDQSNAKVALHHSHLPAMADVGVISYDHESRLVTRYDHVASLI; encoded by the coding sequence ATGAGTTTGGACGCTTACCTCGGCGGCGACAACACACCCGAGCCACTGGCGAACGTCCCGACGGAATGTTACGAAATTCTTCGCCATCCCCGTCGACTTCGTATTCTCGAGGTCCTCGGATCTCGGGGGTCTCGACTGCCGGTATCGGAACTGACGACGGAACTGATCGAACGATCGACGACGGACGCTTCGAACGGGCATGTCCGGCACAGCGTTCGGGTCAGCCTCGTTCACAATCACCTGCCGCGACTCGAGACGTACGACGTCGTCGACTGGAACGACGACGGTATCTCGCTCGTCGACGAACCGCCGGTCGATCCGGCAGATATCTCTCTGCTCCTCGAACTCTGCGACGCCGAAAACGCCGAACGGATGCTGGAGACGCTCGTCGATCCCGTCCGAATGCGCCTGCTATCACTACTCGAGGATGGCGATCGACCGCTGTCGCTCGAGCAACTTGCAGCCCGACTCAGCGCACTCGACACCGGTCAGTTTACCGACCAGAGCAACGCGAAAGTGGCGCTCCATCACTCGCACTTGCCCGCGATGGCGGACGTCGGCGTCATCAGCTACGACCACGAGTCGAGGCTCGTAACGCGATACGATCACGTCGCCTCGTTGATCTAG
- a CDS encoding cohesin domain-containing protein, producing the protein MRPDRDDRSYRYECRSNGRRTVAIVTGMTVLLTLSIAGTAGTVAAIDQVAILSPDRTQLEAGPGETIEIDVTLQSRGGHGSEGITSVRLVAQYNPEYIEITDIEHGSWLEGDGTEVRTGEAIAHEQGTAILDRRRVPPAGGTTGNGTFATLTVRVAADAPAGATTISFGESDVDLTGDWPIAVVDESATVSIDGGDEPLETFDHADPDELDLGLESRGSSPETDSSESDETSETDGSLPVSGFTSPVALTAVAIAAVRLWLGRHYHRE; encoded by the coding sequence ATGCGCCCCGACCGCGACGACCGAAGCTATCGGTACGAATGCCGTTCGAACGGGAGACGCACTGTCGCCATCGTCACGGGAATGACCGTCCTTCTCACGCTCTCGATCGCAGGCACCGCCGGAACAGTCGCCGCGATCGATCAAGTCGCGATCCTCTCACCCGACCGAACGCAACTCGAAGCCGGACCCGGAGAGACGATCGAGATCGACGTGACGCTGCAAAGCCGGGGCGGGCACGGTAGCGAGGGTATCACGTCCGTGAGATTAGTCGCCCAGTACAATCCTGAGTACATCGAGATTACCGACATCGAACACGGATCGTGGCTCGAGGGTGACGGCACCGAAGTCCGGACGGGAGAGGCGATCGCCCACGAGCAGGGGACGGCAATTCTCGACCGACGACGCGTGCCGCCCGCCGGGGGGACGACCGGAAACGGAACGTTCGCGACGCTGACCGTTCGAGTCGCGGCCGACGCGCCGGCCGGGGCGACGACGATTTCGTTCGGCGAAAGCGACGTCGACCTCACCGGCGACTGGCCGATCGCCGTCGTCGACGAGTCCGCGACCGTCTCGATCGACGGCGGCGACGAGCCCCTCGAGACGTTCGACCACGCTGATCCCGACGAACTGGACCTCGGACTCGAATCCCGTGGCTCGAGTCCGGAAACCGACTCAAGCGAATCAGACGAAACGTCCGAGACCGACGGTAGCTTGCCGGTTTCGGGCTTTACGTCTCCCGTCGCGTTGACGGCTGTCGCGATCGCAGCGGTCCGTCTGTGGCTTGGCCGACACTATCACCGCGAATAA
- a CDS encoding ATP-binding protein gives MTDLGDFGDFTADADADAEDGAAGDGADSSMSSSGTERPPNATATTDGADDAFESTPVEPRGEDAGIGAICVSQGLRVTEDGEETTLRAYVTRGNRSSIRIGSYLLAPYPDDAASAVGRTGGGAADETLFCRITGLEYAQQFHADDATEIHARRAMRSDGIDESDYKFVASLDPVAILYDDDGELKRRMTDRVPKPQTVIRQADDTREIKTGLKMPDNGVFLGHLSVGGEKVRTAASPPTIDYRLKDDYEAGDPLVFRHTLVAGGTGSGKTHGAKNVLRQYLDADRTYPMDDGRRVRPAVVQFDPQDEYAQMHDDNPDLDDEFTRRLEREGVAYGGHDDTTAFVPKVGSASYAAGHHRAEQVEFTIPFSMVHDNPWLVAGSGLNDNQYGALVGVLLPMFRDDYGNEGTYEEFTTFLDDPGLREQLDESGRVHEATFDAVRRRVLGFGHVFDQDARPITDLVHEFVRPGGLSVVPTYHINDSRATEAVVLAVSSLIIDQKLSNDPTYDRIKETPLVLGMDEAHNFLTDADSVQAGKVIKKFTEAAKQGRKERLGLFLITQDPQDIHDAVFKQINTTIVLNLGDEDAIKSVNIPSNLESKVPYMEKGQMVVYSPDNSEPVELIGLPKCVTCHGRD, from the coding sequence ATGACCGACCTGGGAGATTTCGGCGACTTCACCGCCGACGCTGACGCCGATGCCGAAGACGGTGCGGCGGGCGACGGCGCCGACTCGTCGATGTCGTCTTCGGGAACCGAGAGACCGCCGAACGCGACGGCGACGACAGACGGTGCGGACGACGCGTTCGAATCCACGCCGGTCGAACCCCGCGGCGAAGACGCTGGTATCGGCGCAATCTGTGTCTCTCAGGGGTTGCGCGTCACCGAGGACGGCGAGGAAACGACGCTGCGAGCCTACGTCACCCGCGGCAATCGATCGTCTATTCGCATCGGGAGTTACCTGCTCGCGCCCTACCCCGACGACGCGGCTTCCGCCGTGGGTCGAACGGGCGGTGGCGCGGCCGACGAGACGCTATTCTGCAGAATTACCGGTCTCGAGTACGCCCAGCAGTTCCACGCCGACGACGCGACGGAGATCCACGCCCGGCGGGCGATGCGGTCCGACGGAATCGACGAGTCCGATTACAAGTTCGTCGCGAGCCTCGATCCGGTCGCGATTCTCTACGACGACGACGGCGAGCTCAAGCGCCGGATGACCGATCGGGTGCCGAAACCACAGACCGTAATTCGGCAGGCGGACGACACCCGGGAGATCAAGACCGGGCTCAAAATGCCCGATAATGGTGTCTTTCTGGGCCACCTCTCCGTCGGCGGCGAGAAGGTGCGGACGGCAGCGTCGCCGCCAACAATCGATTACCGGTTAAAAGATGATTACGAGGCGGGCGACCCGCTGGTCTTCCGTCACACGCTCGTCGCCGGCGGGACGGGATCGGGCAAAACTCACGGCGCGAAAAACGTCCTGCGGCAGTATCTCGACGCCGACCGGACCTATCCGATGGACGACGGTCGACGGGTCCGACCCGCGGTCGTCCAGTTCGATCCGCAAGACGAGTACGCCCAGATGCACGACGACAACCCCGATCTGGACGACGAATTCACTCGGCGACTCGAGCGGGAGGGGGTCGCCTACGGCGGCCACGACGACACGACCGCATTCGTTCCGAAGGTCGGTTCGGCGTCGTACGCCGCGGGCCACCACCGCGCCGAACAGGTCGAGTTCACGATTCCGTTCTCGATGGTCCACGACAACCCGTGGCTGGTCGCGGGCAGCGGGCTGAACGACAACCAGTACGGCGCGCTGGTCGGCGTACTCCTGCCGATGTTTCGGGACGATTACGGTAACGAGGGGACGTACGAGGAGTTCACGACGTTCCTCGACGATCCGGGACTGCGCGAGCAACTCGACGAATCCGGTCGAGTCCACGAGGCGACCTTCGACGCGGTCCGCCGGCGCGTACTCGGGTTCGGCCACGTCTTCGACCAGGACGCGCGCCCGATTACGGACCTCGTCCACGAGTTCGTCCGTCCCGGCGGGCTCTCCGTCGTGCCGACCTACCACATCAACGATAGTCGGGCGACCGAAGCCGTCGTCCTCGCAGTTTCCTCGTTGATCATCGACCAGAAACTCTCGAACGACCCGACGTACGACCGGATCAAGGAAACCCCGCTCGTCCTCGGTATGGACGAGGCCCACAACTTCCTGACCGACGCCGATTCCGTCCAGGCGGGAAAGGTCATCAAAAAGTTCACCGAAGCCGCCAAACAGGGCCGCAAGGAGCGCCTCGGGCTCTTTTTGATCACCCAGGACCCCCAGGACATTCACGACGCCGTTTTCAAGCAGATCAACACGACCATCGTCCTCAACCTCGGCGACGAAGACGCCATCAAGAGCGTCAACATCCCCAGCAATCTCGAGTCGAAAGTCCCCTACATGGAGAAAGGCCAGATGGTCGTCTACTCGCCCGACAACTCGGAACCGGTCGAATTGATCGGCCTTCCGAAGTGCGTAACTTGCCACGGCCGGGACTGA
- a CDS encoding DUF6069 family protein: MTSKATGSSSSGTASLSGIALSGAVALVLSLGVNWLIVFGANAGGIAPNLMALNYSPVSLFTALGVVGATVTYGILTRVAVDPDRPFAAVAAIVLLISLLPDFIVIPGEPGGSLVAGTILGAMHVTTAVICVGTLTDLRNRR; the protein is encoded by the coding sequence ATGACTTCGAAAGCGACAGGCTCGTCGTCGTCAGGAACGGCCTCTCTCAGCGGTATCGCGCTATCGGGGGCGGTCGCACTCGTCCTGTCGCTTGGTGTCAACTGGCTTATCGTGTTCGGCGCGAATGCCGGCGGCATCGCCCCGAATCTGATGGCGTTGAACTATAGCCCGGTATCGCTGTTTACAGCCCTCGGCGTTGTCGGTGCGACTGTGACGTACGGTATCCTCACGCGAGTCGCCGTCGACCCCGATCGACCGTTCGCAGCCGTAGCTGCGATCGTCCTCCTCATATCGTTGCTTCCGGATTTTATCGTCATCCCCGGTGAACCCGGTGGCAGCCTCGTCGCTGGTACTATTCTCGGTGCGATGCACGTCACGACGGCGGTCATTTGCGTGGGTACACTAACCGACCTCCGAAACCGACGCTAA
- a CDS encoding alpha/beta hydrolase encodes MTDVLLPGSRDVRGTLEQPEGPTNAIVVACPPHPQHGGSRSDQRLVAVSKALRESGIACLRFDYGAWDEGYGEREDVRNAVRWARNEYDGETANDLPVGVFGYSFGASLTLLAAAETDPNPDAVAVLAPTVKLADDLDALEALDALESPLHVLYGERDTTVDWEPIVERARDRGDGVTALSGDHFFLGAHDEIAGSVATFFERTLLESA; translated from the coding sequence ATGACCGATGTCTTGCTACCCGGCAGTCGCGACGTTCGGGGGACGCTCGAGCAACCTGAAGGACCGACGAATGCAATCGTCGTGGCCTGTCCGCCCCATCCCCAACACGGCGGCTCGCGAAGCGACCAGCGCCTCGTCGCGGTCTCGAAGGCACTTCGGGAATCAGGCATCGCGTGCCTGCGATTCGATTACGGTGCGTGGGACGAGGGCTACGGCGAGCGGGAAGACGTTCGGAACGCCGTTCGATGGGCCCGCAACGAATACGACGGGGAAACGGCCAACGATCTCCCGGTCGGCGTCTTCGGGTACAGTTTCGGCGCGAGCCTGACGTTGCTCGCCGCGGCGGAGACCGATCCCAACCCCGATGCGGTCGCTGTCCTCGCACCGACTGTCAAACTCGCCGACGACCTCGACGCGCTCGAGGCGCTGGATGCGCTCGAATCCCCCCTGCACGTCCTCTACGGCGAGCGTGACACGACCGTCGACTGGGAGCCGATCGTCGAGCGGGCACGGGATCGCGGTGACGGCGTGACGGCGCTGTCCGGCGATCACTTCTTTCTCGGCGCACACGACGAGATCGCGGGGTCCGTCGCGACGTTTTTCGAGCGAACGCTGCTCGAGTCGGCGTGA
- a CDS encoding peptidoglycan DD-metalloendopeptidase family protein, which produces MREEPKPSSTISLATRLRRRLRSFEPMHIALLGLLSLPGYVIESLAFLQVFALFFLVFFWPFVAPLVDVVLRRGSDEDSEEPTDWIHLGDWRAYAAWMLMMPLTFLNPLVMTQDLLQLFGSAVAFARHRGSFPDPESYEQRVPYRLPFDGTWTVVNGSHDQNYSHSWFPVNQRYAYDFVITDDDGRTSPENTGAGVENYYCYEEPIRSPAAGVVVDAFETDFEASYGGGLSHPLKRDIRGCYVVIQHAPDEYSCLAHLVPGSLTVAPGDCVDRGELVGRCGHSGNSSEPHLHFQIQDHPVFELSAGLPVAFDGITIQWPGAEASDIDSHPGLDENRAGERLLEADTGDQTTVGDGGPNDESSSHRDEAGPARSYISAGQRVTYGGENDGNSSHRSGGVPSDADEPLARSSDDSRAGIATVRRTCFGVCVGAIVTFFGSIVVSGGFVALLLGAGLAIGVAARVGFAVRRGNDFGRRANWIGTALGVGLVAGVLTVVTQADPFAGVGPQSIAGLFFSIGFTGYGALGEFNRRRLGDRFAEHSVDGP; this is translated from the coding sequence ATGAGGGAGGAACCGAAACCCAGCAGTACGATATCGCTTGCCACACGGCTTCGGCGGCGTCTCCGGTCGTTCGAGCCGATGCACATCGCGCTTTTGGGTCTGCTTTCGCTTCCCGGCTACGTCATCGAATCGCTGGCGTTTCTGCAGGTGTTCGCGCTTTTCTTCCTCGTTTTCTTCTGGCCGTTCGTCGCACCGCTCGTCGACGTGGTGTTGCGACGGGGTTCCGACGAAGACAGCGAAGAACCGACCGACTGGATTCACCTCGGAGACTGGCGTGCATACGCCGCGTGGATGCTCATGATGCCACTGACGTTTCTCAACCCTCTCGTGATGACCCAGGACCTGCTCCAGCTTTTCGGCAGTGCCGTCGCGTTCGCTCGTCACCGCGGTTCGTTCCCCGACCCCGAGAGCTACGAGCAACGCGTCCCCTATCGACTCCCGTTCGACGGCACCTGGACCGTCGTCAACGGAAGCCACGATCAGAACTATTCTCACTCCTGGTTCCCCGTGAACCAGCGGTACGCGTACGATTTCGTCATCACCGACGATGATGGTCGGACATCGCCCGAAAACACCGGAGCGGGCGTCGAGAACTACTATTGCTACGAGGAGCCGATTCGGTCACCGGCCGCGGGTGTCGTCGTCGATGCCTTCGAGACCGACTTCGAAGCCTCGTACGGCGGTGGGCTCTCCCATCCGTTGAAACGGGATATCCGGGGTTGCTACGTCGTGATTCAGCACGCTCCCGACGAATACAGCTGTCTCGCCCACCTCGTACCCGGCAGCCTGACGGTCGCACCCGGAGACTGCGTCGACCGCGGCGAGCTTGTCGGTCGGTGCGGTCACTCGGGCAACTCTTCGGAACCCCACCTTCACTTCCAGATTCAGGATCATCCGGTCTTCGAACTCTCGGCCGGGCTCCCGGTCGCCTTCGACGGCATTACGATTCAGTGGCCGGGGGCCGAGGCTTCGGATATCGACTCCCATCCCGGTCTGGACGAAAACCGAGCGGGAGAACGGCTACTCGAGGCCGATACCGGGGATCAGACAACCGTCGGTGACGGCGGGCCGAACGACGAGTCTTCCTCGCACCGTGACGAAGCAGGCCCTGCTCGGTCGTACATCTCTGCCGGCCAACGAGTCACGTACGGCGGTGAAAACGACGGCAACTCGAGCCATCGCAGCGGGGGAGTCCCGTCCGACGCCGACGAGCCCCTAGCACGCTCCTCGGACGACAGCCGTGCGGGAATCGCAACGGTACGGCGCACCTGCTTCGGTGTGTGCGTCGGTGCCATCGTCACGTTCTTCGGGTCGATCGTCGTATCCGGAGGTTTCGTTGCACTCCTTCTCGGCGCGGGACTGGCGATCGGGGTGGCCGCTCGGGTCGGATTCGCGGTCCGTCGTGGGAACGATTTCGGCCGACGGGCTAATTGGATCGGGACTGCCCTCGGCGTCGGACTCGTTGCCGGTGTCCTCACCGTGGTCACTCAAGCCGATCCGTTCGCCGGTGTCGGACCGCAATCGATAGCAGGGCTATTTTTCTCGATCGGATTCACCGGCTACGGAGCTCTTGGCGAGTTCAACAGACGGCGCTTAGGTGACAGGTTTGCCGAGCATAGCGTCGATGGCCCGTAG
- a CDS encoding winged helix-turn-helix domain-containing protein, translating into MTTADESEPTAREAFSLLGHEIRLEILLALLDGWRAVYTDPRSYADLMDAVGMRDSGKFNYHLDKLRGVYVREVEDGYVPTASVTALYRSVLAHRPTERTEYDPTAIDSDCPRCDAKAVLRYNRGFVSIECSACDDWAGFTYPFPKNGFETRNADAVARATVRRARHHIGMARTGQCPFCAGGTAVDIDLETTAADDQMIEIACDTCTFLVGVEPLQSLLTDNRVAGALADVGVDLERYDWELPTPAMRIKSRDPGRVVLEVDGEMGSATILVDETFSVRSVTTDR; encoded by the coding sequence ATGACGACGGCCGACGAGTCCGAACCGACCGCTCGTGAGGCGTTTTCACTGCTCGGTCACGAGATCCGACTCGAGATCCTTCTGGCGCTACTCGACGGGTGGCGGGCCGTCTATACGGACCCCCGCTCGTATGCGGACCTGATGGATGCGGTCGGCATGCGTGACAGCGGGAAGTTCAATTATCACCTCGATAAACTACGGGGAGTCTACGTCAGGGAAGTCGAGGACGGGTATGTTCCCACGGCGAGCGTGACGGCGCTATACCGGTCCGTGCTAGCTCATCGGCCGACCGAACGAACCGAGTACGACCCAACGGCCATCGATTCGGATTGTCCACGATGTGACGCGAAGGCGGTCCTGCGGTACAACCGCGGCTTCGTCTCCATCGAATGTTCCGCGTGTGACGACTGGGCCGGCTTTACGTATCCGTTTCCGAAAAACGGGTTCGAAACACGAAACGCGGACGCGGTCGCCCGAGCGACCGTCCGTCGCGCAAGGCATCATATCGGTATGGCTCGGACGGGACAGTGTCCGTTCTGTGCGGGCGGGACTGCGGTCGACATCGATCTCGAAACCACTGCAGCCGACGATCAGATGATCGAGATCGCCTGTGACACCTGTACGTTTCTCGTCGGCGTGGAACCGCTCCAGTCGCTGTTGACCGACAATCGCGTCGCCGGTGCACTCGCCGATGTCGGCGTCGATCTCGAGCGGTACGACTGGGAACTACCGACCCCGGCGATGCGAATCAAATCGCGAGACCCCGGCCGTGTCGTCCTTGAAGTCGACGGCGAAATGGGATCGGCAACGATTCTCGTCGACGAAACGTTTTCCGTCCGATCGGTTACCACCGACCGGTAA
- a CDS encoding PspA/IM30 family protein, whose protein sequence is MGILSRTSYVIRSKINSVLNRAEDPTETLDYSYEQMRDQLQQVKRGIADLTTQKKRLEMQKRRLEENVEKHNDQARTAVQQDREDLARRALEKKKTKMNQIEDLERQISDLQSQQDSLIDQKNELQTRIEEFRTKKETMKARYEAAEASSTVSEAMTATGEEFEDVGRAIERAEEQTEDMEARAAALDELHESGAFEDVMSDKDNIDRELEQLSTDSGVEAELETLKSEVGQDESATESDVETEATPETDVDEAELTDLESGDQEDVESELAELQDEENA, encoded by the coding sequence ATGGGCATCCTCTCTCGGACTTCCTACGTCATCCGGTCGAAGATCAACTCGGTGCTCAACCGGGCCGAAGATCCGACCGAAACGCTGGACTATTCCTACGAGCAGATGCGGGATCAACTCCAGCAGGTCAAACGCGGGATCGCTGATCTGACGACGCAGAAAAAGCGCCTCGAGATGCAGAAACGCCGCCTCGAAGAAAACGTCGAGAAACACAACGATCAGGCACGAACGGCGGTTCAGCAGGATCGGGAGGATCTGGCGCGACGCGCCCTCGAGAAGAAGAAAACGAAGATGAACCAGATCGAAGATCTGGAACGGCAAATTTCGGACCTGCAGAGCCAGCAGGACAGTTTGATCGACCAAAAGAACGAACTTCAGACCCGCATCGAAGAGTTCAGAACCAAGAAGGAGACGATGAAGGCCCGCTACGAGGCCGCTGAGGCGAGCTCTACGGTTTCGGAGGCGATGACGGCCACGGGCGAAGAGTTCGAGGACGTCGGCCGTGCCATCGAGCGCGCCGAAGAGCAGACCGAAGACATGGAAGCCCGCGCGGCTGCCCTCGACGAACTCCACGAGTCGGGGGCATTCGAGGACGTCATGTCCGACAAGGACAACATCGACCGCGAACTCGAACAACTCTCCACCGACAGCGGCGTCGAAGCCGAACTCGAGACCCTCAAGTCCGAGGTGGGACAAGACGAATCGGCGACGGAATCCGATGTCGAGACCGAGGCTACGCCCGAGACCGACGTGGATGAAGCGGAACTGACCGACCTCGAGTCCGGTGATCAGGAAGACGTCGAGTCCGAGCTCGCGGAGCTTCAGGACGAGGAGAACGCCTGA
- a CDS encoding FxLYD domain-containing protein, protein MTRARTVNRRQVLAAIGAAIPTATAGCTGSGGIGGEPTYEDGNMGDLNASNYSNRSAAQMGTAAALAQSQPSTSVTPLDPLSLTAHEFVVEDGYLGSTVQGTVENTGTNRIQIVEVRTRVYDDAGNQIGRYLASTGDLNAGSTWEFVVVVLESPTTVADYDITVLGTPT, encoded by the coding sequence ATGACCCGTGCGAGGACGGTCAACAGACGGCAGGTGCTCGCGGCGATCGGGGCTGCAATACCGACTGCAACGGCTGGCTGTACAGGTAGCGGGGGCATCGGCGGCGAACCGACCTACGAAGACGGAAATATGGGCGATCTAAACGCCAGCAACTATTCGAACCGGTCGGCGGCACAGATGGGCACCGCGGCGGCGCTCGCCCAGAGCCAACCGAGCACGTCGGTAACGCCCCTCGATCCGCTCTCGCTGACGGCTCACGAGTTCGTCGTCGAGGACGGCTATCTCGGCTCGACAGTCCAGGGAACCGTCGAGAATACGGGCACCAACCGGATTCAGATCGTCGAAGTTCGGACGCGGGTGTACGACGACGCCGGCAACCAGATCGGGAGATATCTCGCCAGTACTGGCGATCTAAACGCCGGCTCGACGTGGGAGTTCGTGGTCGTCGTCCTCGAGTCGCCGACGACCGTCGCCGATTACGACATCACCGTACTGGGGACGCCCACGTGA
- a CDS encoding bis(5'-nucleosyl)-tetraphosphatase: MAVEATSAGAILFRDTRGRREYLLLKSRPGDWEFPKGGVEGDEELQQTAIREVTEEAGIEQFRLLDGFRRDYDYVFEANGKTIHKTVHLFIAKSFEASAELSNEHRDLQWRDYEQAVNTVTQDGPREILEEAHEFLDEQQEEV, encoded by the coding sequence ATGGCAGTCGAAGCTACGAGCGCAGGCGCGATCCTCTTCCGCGATACGCGGGGCCGGCGCGAGTATCTTCTACTCAAGAGCCGCCCGGGCGACTGGGAGTTTCCCAAGGGCGGTGTCGAAGGGGACGAAGAACTACAACAGACGGCGATCCGCGAAGTAACGGAAGAGGCAGGTATCGAACAGTTCCGACTACTCGACGGCTTTCGCAGGGACTACGACTACGTCTTCGAGGCGAACGGCAAGACGATCCACAAAACCGTTCACCTCTTCATAGCGAAGTCGTTCGAGGCAAGTGCGGAACTCTCGAACGAACACCGCGACCTGCAGTGGCGCGATTACGAACAGGCGGTCAACACCGTCACCCAAGACGGTCCACGAGAAATACTCGAGGAGGCCCACGAGTTCCTGGACGAACAACAAGAAGAGGTCTGA
- a CDS encoding uS10/mL48 family ribosomal protein: MTFVTRLTLQSGDRAALDGIVEDIKDTAERKGAALKGPHSHPPEKLSVPQRCRLHADDDRRFSSWEYTVFTRELEIHGHDNLARNIASQNFPDSVHIEAEVEQIHGAGRGN; this comes from the coding sequence ATGACCTTCGTCACGCGCCTGACGCTCCAGAGCGGCGACCGAGCCGCACTCGATGGTATCGTCGAGGACATCAAAGACACCGCCGAGCGAAAGGGGGCGGCGCTGAAAGGCCCGCACTCCCACCCACCGGAGAAACTCTCCGTTCCCCAGCGTTGTCGACTCCACGCCGACGACGACCGGCGATTTTCCTCCTGGGAGTACACCGTATTTACCCGCGAACTCGAAATTCACGGTCACGACAACCTCGCGCGAAACATCGCCTCGCAGAACTTCCCTGACTCGGTCCACATCGAGGCCGAAGTCGAGCAGATTCACGGCGCGGGTCGCGGGAACTGA